Proteins from one Deinococcus sedimenti genomic window:
- a CDS encoding N-acetylmuramic acid 6-phosphate etherase, with product MTQPNPSHPPDPGSPELSAPTGPTPDAGLPAPTTLKTESLHAAHPDLDLLSPLDLTTALLDDQWTAVDAARRAAPALSAAAEAALPRLQRGGRLLYAGAGTSGRLGVLDATELTPTFSWPPERAVPLIAGGERAIRQAVEGAEDDHAAGHAVLLAATPGPHDVLIAVAASGTTPWVLGAMSAARTAGALIIGLANNPGTPLLTGADCPVLLDTGPELISGSTRLKAGTAQKIALNTLSSALMVQLGKVYGNLMVDLKATNAKLEMRAVRLVQHGAHCDDHQARAALRDAGGHVKTAIVALRLGVTAADARARLDAADGHARAALDRP from the coding sequence ATGACCCAGCCGAACCCCTCCCACCCCCCCGACCCAGGTTCCCCCGAACTCAGCGCGCCGACCGGCCCGACGCCCGACGCGGGCCTCCCGGCCCCCACCACCCTGAAGACCGAGTCCCTGCACGCCGCCCACCCGGACCTGGACCTGCTCAGCCCACTGGACCTCACCACCGCGCTGCTCGACGATCAATGGACCGCCGTGGACGCCGCCCGCCGCGCCGCCCCGGCCCTCAGCGCCGCCGCGGAAGCCGCGCTGCCCCGCCTGCAGCGCGGCGGGCGCCTCCTGTACGCCGGTGCCGGAACCAGCGGGCGGCTCGGCGTGCTGGACGCCACCGAACTCACCCCCACCTTCTCCTGGCCACCCGAGCGGGCCGTGCCTCTGATCGCCGGAGGCGAGCGGGCCATCCGGCAGGCCGTCGAGGGCGCCGAGGACGACCACGCTGCTGGCCACGCCGTGCTGCTGGCCGCGACACCTGGCCCGCACGACGTCCTGATCGCCGTCGCCGCCAGCGGCACCACGCCCTGGGTCCTCGGCGCCATGAGCGCCGCCCGCACCGCCGGCGCCCTGATCATCGGCCTGGCGAACAACCCCGGCACGCCCCTCCTGACCGGCGCCGACTGCCCCGTGCTGCTCGACACCGGCCCGGAACTCATCAGTGGTTCGACCCGCCTGAAAGCCGGCACCGCCCAGAAAATCGCTCTGAACACCCTCTCCAGCGCCCTGATGGTGCAGCTCGGCAAGGTGTACGGCAACCTGATGGTGGACCTGAAAGCCACCAACGCCAAACTCGAAATGCGCGCCGTGCGCCTCGTGCAGCACGGCGCCCACTGCGACGATCACCAGGCCCGCGCCGCCCTGCGCGACGCGGGTGGCCACGTGAAAACCGCGATCGTCGCCCTGCGACTCGGCGTGACCGCCGCCGATGCCCGCGCCCGACTCGACGCCGCCGACGGCCACGCCCGCGCCGCCCTGGACCGCCCATGA
- a CDS encoding serine hydrolase domain-containing protein: protein MTAPLIPERTAALLHAAARPGGPSAAALGVVTADGQRATLHVGHTQHGGPALTGHEWWDLASLTKPLLTARAILRATEDGLCDLDDPLGRWLPDLAWMQSTSLRDRTLRQLLTHTAGLGAWTRLYTWGDASTIRARFLQEPWEVGPPGEVRYSDLGYVLLGRVLERLRQQPLHTFPVDPGLTFTPPPDQTVATEQCTWRERLLIGETHDENAAALGGVAGHAGLFGTLTGMLDQAEGLLRGGWLSPAAQRLALNTQVPERTLAFVSACPGWSGGSLCSPHAVGHTGFTGTGLWIDPPRGHAWVLLTNRVHPTRHSGFDIQGLRQAVGNTLATRTGALPA from the coding sequence ATGACCGCGCCCCTCATCCCCGAGCGGACGGCCGCCCTCCTGCACGCCGCCGCCCGCCCCGGCGGCCCCTCCGCCGCCGCGCTCGGCGTCGTCACCGCCGACGGGCAGCGCGCCACCCTCCACGTCGGCCACACCCAGCACGGCGGCCCCGCCCTCACCGGCCACGAATGGTGGGATCTGGCCAGCCTCACCAAGCCCCTCCTGACCGCCCGCGCCATCCTGCGCGCCACCGAAGACGGCCTGTGCGACCTGGACGACCCGCTCGGCAGATGGCTCCCCGACCTCGCCTGGATGCAGAGCACCTCGCTGCGCGACCGGACCCTCCGGCAGCTCCTCACCCACACCGCCGGCCTTGGCGCCTGGACGCGCCTGTACACCTGGGGTGACGCATCCACCATCCGCGCCCGGTTCCTCCAGGAACCCTGGGAGGTCGGCCCACCCGGCGAGGTCCGCTACTCCGACCTCGGCTACGTCCTGCTGGGCCGCGTGCTGGAACGACTGCGTCAGCAGCCCCTGCACACCTTCCCCGTGGACCCCGGCCTGACGTTCACGCCCCCGCCGGACCAGACCGTGGCCACCGAACAGTGCACCTGGCGCGAACGACTCCTGATCGGCGAAACCCACGATGAGAACGCGGCCGCGCTCGGCGGCGTCGCGGGCCACGCCGGCCTGTTCGGCACCCTGACCGGCATGCTCGACCAGGCCGAGGGCCTCCTGCGCGGCGGCTGGCTCTCCCCGGCCGCGCAGCGCCTCGCCCTGAACACCCAGGTCCCGGAACGCACCCTGGCGTTCGTGTCCGCCTGCCCGGGCTGGAGCGGCGGTAGCCTCTGCAGCCCCCACGCCGTCGGCCACACCGGCTTCACCGGCACCGGTCTCTGGATCGACCCGCCCCGCGGCCACGCCTGGGTGCTCCTGACCAACCGCGTCCACCCCACCCGCCACAGTGGCTTCGACATCCAGGGCCTCCGGCAGGCCGTGGGCAACACCCTGGCCACCCGAACGGGGGCACTTCCCGCCTGA